One genomic region from Amycolatopsis sp. FBCC-B4732 encodes:
- a CDS encoding type I polyketide synthase, whose translation MSVERISIVGIGLRYPDASSPEELWENVLAGRRAFRRLPDERMNRADYYSPDPKAPDRFYAQKAAVLRDYEFDRVAHKVAGSTFRATDTTHWLALEVAAQALADAGFTEGDGAPRQSTGVVIGNSLTGEFSRANIMRLRWPYVRRTVAAALSSRGWEDEETASFLRELEVQYKEPFPEINEDTLAGGLANTIAGRVCNHFDFAGGGYTVDGACSSSLLSVVTAANALVQGDLDLAVAGGVDLSIDPFEVIGFAKTGALAKREMKVYDADSNGFWPGEGSGMLVLMRESDALEQGKRIYASIGGWGVSSDGKGGITRPEAAGHRLAIKRAYDRAGYGVETVSYFEGHGTGTALGDATEIEALSTARRDADPLAKQAALSTIKGNIGHTKAAAGVAGLIKATLAVYHQVIPPATGHHDPHESLTGSSARMYVPREASLWPEDQPVRAGVSAMGFGGINSHITVTEAPTAPRRRELDERARALVAGRQDAELLLFDADDLATLRGNVAAVLETVPKLSFAELTDLAASLAKDLSGKAVRAAVVAANPEHAERKLTKLLEQLDSGDAVFDSADGIFASSRGSAPKIGYLFPGQGSGRGGESALRRRFTAAEEIYRAAGLPATGDQVATEVAQPRIVTGSLAALRVLRSFGIEASTATGHSLGELTALHWGGALDERGLLALAKVRGKVMASTTGDGTGAMAGIAASPSRVEELGLGSDVVIAGYNAPEQTVISGPAPAIDKIVARAKAQGVGATRIKVSHAFHSPAVEPAANAMTEKLGEFSFSRLERPVVSTVSGDVLHAAENLSELLRDQIVLPVRFREAAAKVAERSDLVVEVGPGRVLTGLFEEIAPETPVLAIDTDNASLQALLRVVGAAFALGADLAVDALFEGRVVRALPADGVFNFLASPCEAAPSIDSELAAELAAEKAQAADADAGNADSESGSTLDLLRKLAAERVELPLEAVTADTHPLDDLHLSSITVGQLVNDVTRALGRPALEGMPNFATVCLGELAEMIDELAQTAKPTDQGAGEAPGVGPWVRPFAVEYVPAPRPTADLTPGAGHAEWQVFATPRHPLAEPVKAALAKAGVGDGVLLVLPADCDSSHVGLFLDAGRAVMAAPNGTRFVVVHHGYGAAGLARTLRLEDPSAKTTIIDFADPAPSGEDAIASAVTTVVAEVAATTDFTEARYGADGGRTVPRLSALAAPKPGPIQDSLDATDVLLVTGGGKGITAESALALAKDSGARLALLGRSDPESDTELAENLDRMEAAGIRYRYERADVTSAPQVAEVVARIQADLGPVTAVLHGAGRNEPAALFSLTEDSFRKTLAPKIGGLNAVLNAVDQDKIKLLVTFGSIIGRAGLRGEAHYATANDWMTELTLRFGQEHPQARAIALEWSVWSGTGMGEKLGVVSALMRDGITPIPTEEGITILRQVLADPAAPPVLVVCGRTSGLATLPIQKRELPLTRFVDRAVVHYPGVELITEADLSDGSDPYLTDHLLDGQLLFPAVLGMEAMTQAAAATLDRTGTPVLSDVEFLRPIIVSPGGSTTVRLATLARDADTVDVVIRSDETGFSADHFRARLSFARPAELGEQVPRDVALPPVPVEPISELYGSVLFQGKRFQRVLGYQRASARHAVAEIATSADHYWFAPFLPQERLLADPGTRDAMMHAIQCCVPDATLLPQGIEKLYLAEPGAQHDEYVLLDARERSQDGDSYVYDLDVRNPDGTLVERWEGLKLRAVRKRDGAGPWVPSMLGSYVERACERLLGGTRSVVLEPDPAGRPAEGIAERRAQTALAAGRALDRPVEVRYRPDGKPEFDAGNVGASHTSQLTLVVAGADQVACDIETAIERTEEDWAGLLGEELLGLGRLLAADTGEAISVANTRVWSALECVRKTGLMTQALTVRQVDADGWALLASGNARIATWSTTVNDRTDPIVFAVLHAEGN comes from the coding sequence ATGAGCGTAGAGCGGATTTCGATCGTCGGTATCGGTCTCCGGTACCCCGACGCGAGTTCTCCGGAGGAGCTCTGGGAAAACGTGCTGGCCGGGCGCCGGGCGTTCCGCAGGCTGCCGGACGAGCGGATGAACCGGGCGGACTACTACTCACCGGACCCGAAGGCGCCGGACCGCTTTTACGCGCAGAAAGCGGCGGTGCTGCGGGACTACGAATTCGACCGGGTGGCGCACAAGGTCGCCGGCAGTACCTTCCGGGCGACGGACACGACGCACTGGCTCGCCCTCGAGGTCGCCGCGCAGGCGCTCGCGGACGCCGGGTTCACCGAAGGTGACGGCGCCCCGCGGCAGAGCACCGGCGTCGTCATCGGCAACAGCCTGACCGGGGAGTTCTCCCGCGCCAACATCATGCGGCTGCGCTGGCCGTACGTGCGGCGCACGGTCGCGGCGGCGCTGAGCTCCCGCGGCTGGGAGGACGAGGAGACCGCGAGCTTCCTCCGGGAACTGGAAGTCCAGTACAAGGAGCCGTTCCCCGAGATCAACGAGGACACCCTCGCCGGTGGCCTGGCGAACACCATCGCCGGCCGCGTCTGCAACCACTTCGACTTCGCCGGCGGCGGCTACACCGTCGACGGCGCCTGCTCGTCTTCGCTGCTTTCGGTGGTCACCGCGGCCAACGCGCTCGTCCAGGGCGACCTGGACCTCGCCGTCGCCGGCGGTGTCGACCTGTCGATCGACCCGTTCGAGGTCATCGGCTTCGCCAAGACCGGCGCGCTGGCCAAGCGCGAGATGAAGGTCTACGACGCCGACTCCAACGGCTTCTGGCCGGGCGAGGGCTCGGGCATGCTCGTCCTGATGCGCGAAAGCGACGCGCTGGAGCAGGGCAAGCGGATCTACGCGTCGATCGGCGGCTGGGGCGTCTCCTCCGACGGCAAGGGCGGCATCACCCGGCCCGAGGCCGCCGGGCACCGGCTGGCCATCAAGCGGGCCTACGACCGCGCGGGCTACGGCGTCGAGACCGTTTCCTACTTCGAGGGCCACGGCACCGGCACCGCGCTGGGCGACGCCACCGAGATCGAGGCGCTGTCCACCGCCCGCCGCGACGCCGACCCGCTGGCCAAGCAGGCCGCGCTGTCGACCATCAAGGGCAACATCGGCCACACCAAGGCCGCGGCGGGGGTCGCCGGCCTGATCAAGGCGACGCTGGCGGTGTACCACCAGGTCATCCCGCCGGCCACCGGGCACCACGACCCGCACGAGTCGCTCACCGGCTCCTCGGCGCGGATGTACGTCCCGCGCGAGGCGTCGCTGTGGCCGGAGGACCAGCCGGTCCGCGCGGGTGTCTCCGCGATGGGCTTCGGCGGGATCAACTCCCACATCACCGTCACCGAGGCGCCGACCGCGCCGCGGCGCCGCGAGCTCGACGAGCGGGCCCGCGCGCTGGTCGCCGGCCGCCAGGACGCCGAACTGCTGCTCTTCGACGCCGACGACCTCGCGACCCTGCGCGGGAACGTGGCCGCGGTGCTGGAAACCGTGCCGAAGCTGTCGTTCGCCGAGCTGACCGACCTCGCCGCTTCGCTGGCGAAGGACCTTTCGGGCAAGGCGGTGCGCGCGGCGGTCGTCGCGGCCAACCCGGAGCACGCCGAGCGGAAGCTGACCAAGCTCCTGGAGCAGCTCGACTCGGGTGACGCGGTCTTCGACAGCGCCGACGGCATCTTCGCGAGCAGCCGCGGCAGCGCGCCGAAGATCGGCTACCTGTTCCCCGGCCAGGGCTCCGGCCGCGGCGGCGAAAGCGCGCTGCGCCGCCGGTTCACCGCGGCCGAGGAGATCTACCGCGCCGCCGGGCTGCCGGCCACCGGCGACCAGGTCGCCACCGAGGTGGCGCAGCCCCGGATCGTCACCGGTTCGCTGGCCGCGCTGCGGGTGCTGCGGTCGTTCGGCATCGAGGCTTCCACGGCCACCGGGCACAGCCTCGGCGAGCTGACCGCCCTGCACTGGGGCGGTGCGCTCGACGAGCGCGGGCTGCTGGCGCTGGCGAAAGTCCGCGGCAAGGTCATGGCCTCGACGACCGGCGACGGCACCGGCGCCATGGCCGGCATCGCCGCTTCGCCGAGCCGCGTCGAGGAACTGGGTCTCGGCTCGGACGTCGTCATCGCGGGCTACAACGCGCCGGAGCAGACCGTGATCTCCGGGCCCGCCCCGGCGATCGACAAGATCGTCGCCCGGGCCAAGGCCCAGGGCGTCGGCGCGACCCGGATCAAGGTCTCGCACGCCTTCCACTCGCCGGCGGTCGAACCCGCCGCGAACGCGATGACCGAGAAGCTGGGCGAATTCTCCTTCTCCCGCCTCGAGCGGCCGGTCGTCTCCACCGTGAGCGGCGACGTCCTGCACGCCGCGGAGAACCTGTCGGAGCTGCTGCGCGACCAGATCGTGCTGCCGGTCCGCTTCCGCGAAGCCGCCGCCAAGGTGGCCGAGCGCAGCGACCTGGTGGTCGAGGTCGGGCCGGGCCGGGTGCTGACCGGGCTGTTCGAGGAGATCGCGCCGGAGACCCCGGTGCTCGCGATCGACACGGACAACGCGTCGCTGCAGGCGCTGCTGCGGGTCGTCGGCGCGGCGTTCGCGCTCGGCGCCGACCTGGCGGTGGACGCGCTGTTCGAGGGCCGCGTCGTGCGCGCCCTGCCCGCGGACGGCGTCTTCAACTTCCTGGCCAGCCCGTGCGAGGCGGCGCCGTCGATCGACAGCGAGCTGGCCGCCGAGCTGGCCGCGGAGAAGGCGCAGGCCGCCGACGCCGACGCCGGCAACGCCGACAGCGAGTCCGGCTCGACGCTGGACCTGCTGCGCAAGCTCGCCGCCGAGCGCGTCGAGCTGCCGCTGGAAGCCGTCACCGCCGACACCCACCCGCTCGACGACCTGCACCTTTCGTCGATCACGGTCGGGCAGCTGGTCAACGACGTCACCCGGGCGCTGGGGCGCCCCGCGCTGGAAGGCATGCCGAACTTCGCGACGGTGTGCCTCGGTGAGCTCGCCGAGATGATCGACGAGCTGGCGCAGACGGCGAAGCCGACCGACCAAGGCGCCGGCGAGGCTCCCGGTGTCGGCCCGTGGGTCCGGCCGTTCGCGGTCGAGTACGTGCCCGCGCCGCGGCCCACCGCGGACCTCACGCCGGGCGCCGGGCACGCCGAGTGGCAGGTCTTCGCGACCCCGCGCCACCCGCTGGCCGAACCGGTGAAGGCGGCGCTGGCGAAGGCGGGCGTCGGCGACGGCGTCCTGCTCGTCCTGCCGGCGGACTGCGACTCGAGCCACGTCGGCCTGTTCCTCGACGCCGGCCGCGCGGTCATGGCGGCTCCCAACGGCACGCGCTTCGTGGTCGTGCACCACGGCTACGGTGCCGCCGGCCTGGCCCGCACCCTGCGGCTCGAGGACCCCTCGGCGAAGACGACGATCATCGACTTCGCGGACCCGGCACCGTCGGGCGAGGACGCGATCGCGTCGGCCGTGACCACCGTGGTGGCCGAGGTCGCCGCGACCACGGACTTCACCGAAGCGCGCTACGGCGCCGACGGCGGGCGCACCGTGCCGCGGCTGTCCGCGCTGGCCGCGCCGAAGCCCGGCCCGATCCAGGACTCGCTGGACGCCACCGACGTCCTGCTCGTCACCGGTGGCGGCAAGGGCATCACGGCGGAGAGCGCGCTCGCGCTGGCCAAGGACTCCGGAGCGCGGCTGGCCCTGCTCGGGCGCAGCGACCCCGAGTCCGACACCGAGCTGGCGGAGAACCTCGACCGCATGGAAGCGGCGGGCATCCGCTACCGCTACGAGCGCGCCGACGTCACCAGCGCCCCGCAGGTCGCCGAGGTGGTCGCGCGGATCCAGGCCGACCTCGGCCCGGTCACCGCGGTGCTGCACGGCGCGGGCCGCAACGAGCCGGCCGCGCTGTTCTCCCTCACGGAGGACAGCTTCCGCAAGACGCTCGCCCCGAAGATCGGCGGCCTCAACGCGGTGCTGAACGCGGTCGACCAGGACAAGATCAAGCTCCTGGTCACCTTCGGCAGCATCATCGGCCGGGCGGGCCTGCGCGGGGAAGCGCACTACGCCACGGCGAACGACTGGATGACCGAGCTGACCCTGCGCTTCGGCCAGGAACACCCGCAGGCGCGGGCGATCGCGCTGGAGTGGTCGGTCTGGTCGGGCACCGGCATGGGCGAGAAGCTCGGCGTGGTCAGCGCCCTGATGCGCGACGGCATCACGCCGATCCCCACGGAGGAGGGCATCACCATCCTCCGCCAGGTGCTGGCCGACCCGGCCGCGCCGCCGGTGCTGGTGGTCTGCGGCCGCACGTCGGGCCTGGCCACGCTGCCGATCCAGAAGCGGGAGCTGCCGCTGACCCGGTTCGTCGACCGCGCGGTCGTGCACTACCCCGGCGTCGAGCTGATCACCGAGGCGGACCTGTCCGACGGGTCGGACCCGTACCTGACCGACCACCTGCTCGACGGGCAGCTGCTGTTCCCGGCGGTGCTCGGCATGGAGGCCATGACGCAGGCCGCGGCGGCGACGCTCGACCGCACCGGCACCCCGGTGCTCTCGGACGTCGAGTTCCTCCGGCCGATCATCGTCTCGCCGGGCGGGTCGACCACGGTCCGGCTGGCCACGCTGGCCCGCGACGCCGACACCGTCGACGTCGTGATCCGCAGTGACGAGACGGGCTTCAGCGCCGACCACTTCCGGGCGCGGCTGAGCTTCGCGCGGCCGGCGGAACTGGGCGAGCAGGTGCCCCGCGACGTCGCGCTGCCGCCGGTTCCGGTGGAGCCGATCAGCGAGCTCTACGGCTCGGTCCTGTTCCAGGGCAAGCGGTTCCAGCGGGTGCTGGGCTACCAGCGGGCGAGCGCCCGGCACGCGGTCGCCGAGATCGCGACCAGCGCGGACCACTACTGGTTCGCCCCGTTCCTCCCGCAGGAGCGGCTGCTGGCCGACCCCGGCACGCGGGACGCGATGATGCACGCGATCCAGTGCTGCGTCCCGGACGCGACGCTGCTGCCGCAGGGCATCGAGAAGCTGTACCTGGCCGAGCCGGGTGCCCAGCACGACGAGTACGTGCTGCTCGACGCCAGGGAACGGTCCCAGGACGGCGACAGCTACGTCTACGACCTCGACGTCCGGAACCCGGACGGCACCCTGGTCGAGCGCTGGGAAGGGCTGAAGCTGCGCGCGGTCCGCAAGCGCGACGGCGCCGGCCCCTGGGTCCCGTCGATGCTCGGGTCCTACGTGGAGCGTGCCTGTGAACGGCTGCTCGGCGGGACGCGGTCGGTGGTGCTCGAGCCGGACCCGGCCGGGCGCCCGGCGGAGGGCATCGCCGAGCGGAGGGCGCAGACCGCGCTCGCCGCGGGCCGCGCGCTCGACCGGCCGGTCGAGGTCCGCTACCGCCCCGACGGCAAGCCCGAGTTCGACGCGGGCAACGTCGGCGCTTCGCACACCTCTCAGCTGACCCTCGTGGTCGCCGGCGCCGACCAGGTCGCCTGCGACATCGAGACGGCGATCGAACGCACCGAAGAGGACTGGGCCGGCCTGCTCGGCGAGGAGCTGCTCGGTCTCGGCCGGCTGCTGGCCGCCGACACCGGCGAGGCGATCAGCGTGGCGAACACCCGGGTCTGGAGCGCGCTGGAGTGCGTGCGCAAGACCGGGCTGATGACCCAGGCGCTGACCGTCCGCCAGGTCGACGCCGACGGGTGGGCGCTGCTCGCCTCCGGCAACGCCCGGATCGCCACCTGGTCGACCACCGTCAACGACCGGACCGACCCGATCGTGTTCGCCGTGCTCCACGCAGAGGGGAACTGA